In the Oncorhynchus keta strain PuntledgeMale-10-30-2019 chromosome 32, Oket_V2, whole genome shotgun sequence genome, cgcgatttttaacagaatgtttgaaaaagtaaGCCCTAGGCTGAAGAGGCTTTGAGTAAAAAAACAATTTTTGACACTATTGGTTGGAAAGCGTCAATGCTTCAGGAAGTTGTTCCCCATCACTACTTTTCAGCATTTTCTCTGTGAAGTAGACTACGGGAGTTTTGTATGTTTTTCCACCTTGGATTACTGCTAGCGCTGACTGACATCTGGAATCTATCTATTTTGGATGTTGGGGATTTCCCCTGCCATCATTCTGTATGTATCTGCTCTTTTGATCTGCAGTCATGTTTTAGTTGGGTTCTAACTGGTCTCCGGTAGTTAGTGCTCCAGCTCGCTGACCATAGCTAGTTGGCTAAATAGCTGATGTCAGctggccccaagcatacttccaaagttgtggcaaaatggcttaaggacaacaaagtcaaggtattagagtggccatcacaaagccccgacctcaatcctatagaaacttTGTGGGCTGAACTGAAAGCAAggcggcctacaaacctgactcagttacaccagctctgtcaggaggaatgggactaaattcacccaacttattgtgggaagcctgtggaaggctacccgaaacgtttgatccaagttaaacaatttaaaggaaatgctactaaatactaattgagtatgtaattttctgactcactgggaatgtgatgaaagaaataaagctgaaataaataattctctctgctattattctgacatttcacatccttaaaataaagtggttgtTACGGCTTTCTTCCGATGAAGGAgaggcagaccaaaatgcagcgtggttatttcgatacatgtttaataaaaagATAAACATGAAcgatacaaaacaataaacgtaacgtgaaaacctaaacagcctaatctggtgcaaacaaacacagagacatgaacaatcacccacggaacactcaaagaatatggctgcctaaatatggttcccaatcagagacaacgataaacacctgcctctgattgagaaccactccagacagccatagactattctagacaaccccactataccacaatcccagtacctacaaaaaacccaagacaaaacacaccacatagtaaacccatgtcacaccctggcctaaccaaaataataaagaaaacacaaaatactaagaccagggcgtgacagtggtgatcctaactgacctaagacagggaattactaggattaaatgtcaggaattgtgaataactgagtttaaatgtagttagccaaagtgtatgtaaacttccgacttcaactgtaggcacCGTTACTATGTTAAAAACAGAGGCAGGTGTTTGactgatgtgtgtgtggtgttaaaggggaaatctgAAATTGATCAGCTGATCCAGGAAATCATTTTCTGAATGACAGTCAAATGACAAACATCACAACATGTAATAACAACCAAAGTGCCTCTTCATTCATTACGTCGGTAAAGACCGTAATGCCGTGATCCATGTTGGAGCCAACATCCCTAACAAATggatgtttataatgtgttattgtctgcttgatttacagTAGGGTCTCGTTAGACTGTTTGGACACAGAGATATTTAGCTCATAATGGGTAGAGAACTGTTCCTTGATGGATAGGCTATTGTACAACACACAGAGCTATTTTCCTTTATTCAGGACATTTAgaatgacaacacattacagagttGTGGGATTATTCACAACATTATCTGCTGATCAGATTATGAAATGACAAAGACATTTTAGTGTCCATGTTTTACCTGAAATATTAAATGCTATATAGTCccaggtctatgttgttgttaggtgaagttatgggtcctactgTATGTCTATGGTATTGGTATAACTaagcagatatactacatccatagcTATTGGTTTCCTCATTAGCATGGAGGAGTTTCTGCAAACAAATTGCGTGGGCATCGCCCTCGTGTGCCAATTTTATCAAACACAGAAAGGGGCCTATATTGTAGACCAAAAGTCATCTGGCACACCGCTTAGGATTTCAACAACTTTAACTTTTTTTTCCTAGCCTACAATCATCGATTTTACTACTAATGTAAAGGGATACAAAATATGACTATATATGACAAATATATTGTTGCTCACTTGCCTGTCTTCAGACAATTGTCAAATAATTTAACAGATGTCAATTGTTGTACAACTTCATGAGTACGCTCTGGGCATCACTTTTTACCTCAGTGGATTTCTGTTGTTGTAGGCCTTTAACcatctgtctgactttgttgttcacacaggagagagacgggactATTGTGGATCCTCTGGGGAACCTCAACAACATCACGATGCAGAGCAGAGTCTCTCCACATCAAAACATCTCAAGAAACACCTGCAGAGATCCACAGGGAAGAAAtctcactgctgctctgactgtgggaagagttacTCAAGATCAGATTCACTTAAACTACACCAGAGAATTCACACAGGTGATAAATCTCACTGCTGCTCTGATTGTGGGAAATGTTGCAAATCTTCATCAGAACTTAAAATACATCTGAGaaatcacacaggagagaaaccttactgctgctctgactgtgggaaaagTTTCTCAAGATCAGATTCACTAAAACTGCACCAGAGAATTCACACAAGCGATAAATCTCACTGCTGCTCTGATTGTGGGAAATGTTGCAAATCTTCATCAGAACTTATTATACATCTGAGaaatcacacaggagagaaaccttactgCTGCTCTGACTGCGGGAAATGTTTCTCAAGATCAGATTCACTAAAAGTTCACCTGAGAATACACACTGGAGGGAAATCTCACTGCTGCTCTGAATGTGGGAAGAGATTCAACTCTTCAGTAGACCTTAAAATGCATCAAagaattcacacaggagagaaaccttttgGCTGTGATCATTGTGGGAATAGTTTTACTCAGCAAAGCAACCTAAAatcacaccagagaatacacacaggagagaaaccttatggTTGTGATCAATGTGGAAAGCGTTTTTCTCAGCAAAGCAACCTGAAatcacaccagagaatacacactggGGAGAAACCTTatggctgtgatcaatgtgggaagagttttactttGTCAAGCTGCCTGATAgtgcaccagagaacacacactggagagaaaccttttAGCTGTGACCAATGTGGGAAATGTTTTGTTACATCTGGCAATCTGAttgtacaccagagaacacacacaggagagaaaccttatagctgtaatcaatgtgggaagagttttactcagtcaaGCAGCCTAATAGTacatgagagaacacacacacagtagagaagCTTCACCACTGTTCAGATTGTGGGAAAAGCTTTTCAACATCAAACACTTTGAAGctgcaccagagaacacacacaggagaaaaatcTCTTAGCTGTAATCAATATGTGAATGGTGTTACTTGGCTAAACAGCCTGGTATCAcactagagaacacacacacaggagataaaTCTCTTAGCTGTGGTGATTGTGACAAGAGATGCTCTGATAAAAGATCAGAAAAAAGATCTGATAAAAGATCAGAAATTACATGAAGGAGATGTTTCATGATATCAATGAAATAATGTCACAATATTGAATGTTTTAACTATTAGCCttgtattttaatgatgtcacaatgcaGAATGTTTAAGTATCATCTATTGCTTATTAGCCTCACAGGAATAATCCAGGCTCTGAATTGAAAGAGTACTATTTATATGATTTAACAGAAAGTGACTAACAAAAAAAGTGTTCCGTTACACTTACCATGTTGGGGACCAACTTGAATCAAAATGTAGCTACATTGGCCTCTAACCAGGGATGTTCCAATTATGCCCAGATTCCGTGTGGTTTTTGAGCTCAATTGATTTCAACATGATATTGATGAGTTATGACAAATAAGTGTTGCGTTCCTTTGTTTAGCGACCCCTACATTTAAATGCATCACTCCCAAAtgtagctgactgtcttctgcagGTTGTCCTCTAACTAGTGAGGTAAAATATATCTCCCATttctattttgttttttttagttGTGTTAGTTTCAACAGCATGTACAACCTGATTTCCCCCCTAATCGATATCAGTGATTTATTGCTACTTGTCAAAACAACAGCGTTTTTGGTGCTTGTGCAGTTTATAAGGAGCTTGTTTAAATAAATACaagtaatatgattattgtggcagatgtttGTGTATATAGCACATTTTACGTTTAGGTTTAGGAAgacgagagttctagaagctagtgagttttaggaagacgagagttctagaagctagtgagttTTAGGAAGACGAGAGTTCAAGAAGCTAGTGAGTTTTAGGAAGACGAGAGTTCTAGAAGACAGTGGAGTTTTTTTCTAAATTAGCTTTAGGATTCTATAGAAAGAAAAAGGTCAGAAATAATACTATAGTATATTATTATTTagaaatacattttgtttttaaTTGTTGACAGCCAGTAGACACCATGTTAATATTGTAGAAGGTGAAGCATTGTAGTTGATTCTAATGTgaaatggaagttgttttctgttggtggtgtGCAAACCTTTCCATCAAAAATGTAGGATATATTTGTTGTTGTCTTAAGGGGAAGGTGTTACTGGCTTTGGCGcactgattggtgtcacctcgttagtcagtatgtgtttacaCCAGttcttttgtttgcctcttcTTGGGCAAATTTAGTGGTTCTCATGGGGGACTTTTATGTCCCAGTTGTTATTactagtcaactttcagtggacactGATAGCaaaaattgcaagattatgttataatacttTTATTGCGTCAAATGGTTGTTTTTATGCAACATAATAGAGGGTTCTTATAACTATTGTgtctgtgttctactgaggatgggcctctgggagaaaacactgacaggagatttacaaTGTCTTTTGGGTGTTAACCTAAAAAGACCacattccagagcatgagttaataTTCTATATGGTGCCAGGGAGAGATGATCCCAGGGCCAGACCCTTGGTCTCTACACAAAGAGAACTGTTTTTATAGCAGATACTGTCTGCTGAGAATTATAactctttcatacaaatcttaaccttgtgacctgTTCTATACATCTGTTGTTCGTGTAGGTTGAAAGGGAAAGAAACACTTCTTGGCTGTAAAAGACCTTTGTACTTTCATCTGGGGGTGATTTGTCAACCAGCCATCATTATCGCAGAGCACTCAATTTATTCACTTTATATGTGTGCGTTGTATTGCC is a window encoding:
- the LOC118365102 gene encoding zinc finger protein 664-like; translation: MIASYLTSPNMSSLNYCPPVKEEEVCWTEKEAVGLNIVMKEEKEEEDVTVKQEVEGDAVTEKEEDAFRVKEEEEKDEDAVFGVKKEEEITVTLKDEDEEVEIGDLIKTRERRDYCGSSGEPQQHHDAEQSLSTSKHLKKHLQRSTGKKSHCCSDCGKSYSRSDSLKLHQRIHTGDKSHCCSDCGKCCKSSSELKIHLRNHTGEKPYCCSDCGKSFSRSDSLKLHQRIHTSDKSHCCSDCGKCCKSSSELIIHLRNHTGEKPYCCSDCGKCFSRSDSLKVHLRIHTGGKSHCCSECGKRFNSSVDLKMHQRIHTGEKPFGCDHCGNSFTQQSNLKSHQRIHTGEKPYGCDQCGKRFSQQSNLKSHQRIHTGEKPYGCDQCGKSFTLSSCLIVHQRTHTGEKPFSCDQCGKCFVTSGNLIVHQRTHTGEKPYSCNQCGKSFTQSSSLIVHERTHTQ